One Oryctolagus cuniculus chromosome 7, mOryCun1.1, whole genome shotgun sequence genomic window, aaagaaattaaagggataaaaatgggaaaggaggaagtcaaactatccctatttgcagatgacatgattctatatataggggatccaaaagactcaactaagagacttttggaactcataaaagagtttggtaaagtagcaggatacagaatcaatgcacagaaagcaacagcctttgtatacacagacaatgccatggctgagaaagaacttctaagatcaatcccattcttaatagccacaaaaataatcaagtaccttggaataaatttaaccaaggatgtcaaagatctctatgatgaaaattacaaaatattagagaaatagaagaagacacaaaaaaatggattaCTTTCTAATTATTCTCCCAGCTAGCTTGATGTCTGTTCCTTGCAACTAAAATAACAAAGGACAAACTGGATCTTGACTGTGCCCTGACTCCGAGTTGACCCAGGATCATTGATGAGGCACTGTAATGTAATGGAAAGAACAATGGACTCAGACCCAGAGCCTCGGTTTTGGTTCCAGCCCGGCCACTGGTCTCCGTGGCCTTCAGCAGGGCAGTTTGCCTCTCTGGAGGATTCGGGAGGCTCTGCCATGGTCCCTGTGCGCCTGACCACTGCAGCTCTGACTACACAGACCCGTACCTTGCACAGTGACAGACACTCCTGCTGATGTGTAGCGATACCTTCCCATGGCCGAGCAGTGATAAATGCCATCATGACTCACATTAGTGTTTGGAATGGTGAGTTCAGAATCCTGAAAAGAATACTTAAAGGCTTTGCCGTTTTGATAGAAAATCACTTTGTGCACTATCTTGTTCTTCCATGCGTGACACCTCATGGTCAGAGGTTCCCCTTCGGTGAAGACTCTGCCAGAGACCTGGAGCAGCAGCCAATCTGAAAAACATAGATCCAAAATGTAGGAATACGGAGGAGCAGGTACAAGGAGGCCAACGCTTTATCCCAGGGGCGCTCTTATCTTTCCTGCCTTGCACATGAAAACTCAGAGCTCTGCTGAATCTCCACCCTAATCTTATTCTGCAAATATCTTTAGATCTGGCAGGAAGAAAAGTAGTTATTACCAGCAGTTGAACACCCAGCCTGTTCTTACCTTACCTTTCCAAATCTCAGTAGTTGTTTGGACCAAGACAAGTTATGTGGTAGAATTCTAAGATGACCCCCAAAGAGTCACATCTTTGTACATCCCCTAGGGTGTTGGTAGAACCAATGACTTGCTTCTAGACAACAGAATATGACAAAGGAGATGGGGTCCCTCTTAACAGCTGTTAAAGAAGACTCTGTCTAGCATATTGGGTGGAAAGCTTTCCCGCTGGCCTGAAGAAGTAAGTTCTCACGTTGTCGGGGGTCCCTGAGAGGGCCACATGGCAGAGGGCTCTTGGAGCTGAGAGCAGCCCCCAGTTTAcagccagttgcccctcttccaggccagctctctcctgtggccagctagggcagtggagcatggcccaagtacttgggccctgcaccccatgggagaccaggataagtacctggctcctgccatcggatcagcgtggtgcgccggccgcggcggccattggagggtgaaccaacggcaaaggaagacctttctctctgtctctctcactgtccactctgcctgtcaaaaaatttaaaaaaaaaaaaaaaaaaaaaaaaaaaaagaaagaaagcgagGACCTCAGGCCTATAACCACAAGGAACTGAACTCAGCCAATGACCTTTGTAAGAGTTGCCCAAAGGAGCAcagcccagccagctccctgattGCAACCATGGAAGACCCTGAGCAGAGCACCCACAGCCAAGCCAAGCCTTGCCTCACCTCCTCCCCATGGAAACTGGGACATAAGAGGCGTATGCTGTTTTAAGCTACTAAGTCTTTGGTTATTTGGAATGCTGCAGTAGAAAAACAATATCCACTAACTCCTGTCACAGTTGTTAATAGGATCAGACATTCTGAGGCAAACACACAGAATGGCAACCATCCAGATGTGGATCCCCTACCAGGCTGGCAGGAACACCTGCAGATCAGTGATGGGGGGCAAAAACAAGCTGCTACTGAAAAGGCCCTTTCCTCTTGATGCAATCTCTGCATGTAACCAAGAATGCCTCCTTCTCCAGGCACAGTTGGTTTGGCCAAACGGAGATGGGGTGATTTGGGGACAAAGGAGAAGAGATAGTAGGACTTTTCTCCCCTCCAAATCTTACCTAAGAACGGCAGGCAGGTCTGTGGCGCTATGAGCAGCATGGTATTTACAGCTTTGGATCCTGTCATGGTGCTTCTAAATATAAGtaaccctctcccctccctcattCACACCCCCAAGCCAGAGTTGCCTGCacttccaacacacacacatctctgctTTGTAAATGCAAAAGCATATTGAGAAATTTTAACATGTCTTCATCGGACACTGTCAAAACCCTAGCAATGctagaaaatatttgaatggcACATGAAGAGACTTGAGTTTGTGGAATGTAGTACCTTAGAGAAAATTCATATACTTTCCAAATGCATCCATCAGTTATAAGAATGGAGTGTATTCTAGTGAAGCCACAAATAAATACCAAAGAACTATTGCTATAATTATCAATAAACCATAAAATTAGAAACCAAATTTAAAAACCACCCTCCAAAAAACTTCAACATAATTCATGAGTATCTGTGATGGGGTGGGAGATGTAGAAAGATtgtaatggaaattttaaattgaatatgAAATGATAACAGAGTGttacatatcaaaacttgtgggatgtAGCTATCAGTAGATATTTACCAACTAAATTGCTTCTCAAAACCCATTCACTTCATCTTAATGACCTTGGAATAGGAAGGGAAAACTCATTCTAAGCCTTGTGATTAGGTCCACCCCAGCTGTATTTTTTTGGTCTCAGTATTCACACATTTAAATGAAGTGAGTGGGAGTCTGAGTGGCTGCAAATGAATCCTTTCCTGCTGAATTACTGGGgcaaagctttttttaaattagaacatCGACAGTACCAACAAAACCCTGATGTATTGTATGGCAGTAAAATTAAGAGCTTCTGTTCACTGAAAATCCAATAAACCACCTTATGATAGTAAAAGGCATGCCACACAGTGGGAGGAGATATTTACAATACGGGAAAAAGGATTCACATCCACAAACTCCTATGAGTCAATAAGAAAGTGGCGGATGATAGAAAAATTGGCAGAAAGATCTTATCGTGCACATTACAAAAGAGAATATCCAAATAGGTTACAAGAAGAGTGTAAGAAACAGTCAATCAATATCCTAGTcttgagggaaatgcaaattaagactGCAATGTGATACTATTGCACATCACCAGAATAGCatgaataaaaatacagaaaacatctAGATTTGATGAAGAACAATCAAAATGTATGTTCTGTGGACATGTAAACTGGTAGGACCACTTTGAAAAGCTGTGTCTCAGTATCTGCTGACAGTAACAACCATGGCTGCTCCGCATCTTCCAGCAAGTGTGTGCACCAAAACACAGGTGAACAATGCAGACATTTTCCAGCGGTGCCATTTGTAAGAGGCCAGAAATGGAAACAGCCCAAGAGTCCATCAGTAGAATAGAAAAATACAGAATGCTAAACAGTATCCAGAACAAGTGAACCATACGTTCTCAATGTGTGTTAATTTCACAATCATACTTTCAAGAAAAAAGTAGCCAGCCATTTATATTCAGTCCACAAATGAGCAAAACCCTATGATTTAGAAGCCACTGTTGGAGGTTGTGACTAGTAACGGGCAAAAAGGAGGTCTTAGAAATGCTGTATTTCCTAATTAGGGTGCTGTTTACTTGGGAATATTCACTGAGATGGACACTTAGGGTTTGCTCTATGTAAGTTGTTCTTCAATCAAAATTCccattaaatataatattaaaaagatattatTCTTAGTGAATCATCAACGCTAAGTGTTCTAGAGTCTGTGCAGAGGTAAAGAGAATGGCCTCCTCCAAGCTCTGGttgatttcttgttcttttttttaaaaactagattttttttatttgaaaggcagagttacagacagagagggagggacaaagagatagtgaaccatctgctggttcactcctcaaatggctataagggccatggctgggccagaccaaagccaggagccaggagcttcttctgggtctcccacatgagtgcaggggcccaagtacttgagccatcttccactgctttcccaggcacattagcagggagttggattggaagtagagtggcccCTTTGGGAtgcttgccacagtgctggcccctgtttcttGTCACTTAAACTTTGAAACACTTCTGCTCCTGCTCAGATGATGTGAAGTCTCTTGTTAGCACAGCTCTGTaggctcccctcccctctccatctcATCAAGGTAGAGTCCCGAGCGATGCATGAGGAACCCATTATCTCCCTGCAGACATTCTCAGCATTTCCTTAGCTAAAACACATCTGAAGGCATGAGCACCCATTTTCTTCTAAAGATCATGTGGATTTTTATAATGTCATTCaggagccatacaaaattatcaacttgaaaATTAGCCTACTATTGATTTACTGAATACttgctccccaagtggttgccttggcagggccagagcaaatGACTTAGAGCAAATGATCTCACAGGCCTTACATGGGCTGTGGGCCAGGCATTCCCAGTCCTGTGAGTCTAAAGCAGCCAAGTCCACATAATGTGATTCTGCATCCAGTGTGGATGAACTTTGCCATTATCAGTGGCAGAGGAGTTTGAGCCATTGCCTTTCAATAACTTAATTGTGCACTGGGATGTGTTGTGCTGAACAAGGAAACATTTCTGCCCTGAAGAAGAATGTTGCACTCTCCATCTCTTGACAAGTAGAAACCACTTAGAGATGTGAATGGGTGGTGGGGTTTGTCTTTCTGCTGCTGTTCGTTAGTCCCAGCAATTCCACATCAGAATACTATGAACGCTTCTTAAGACAACTTGCTGGAAGATGTTGCAGCATTGTTTATAAAAGCAAACGAATGGGAAGTTTCCTAATGCAGAATGTAAGACACTAATTGTGGTACAGCTATAGGACAGGATACAGGAAAACTCACAGACACTCTGCATTAactttaaattccacttttcaaAAACTTGGTGAATCCTCTCATCAGGCAGACATTTCAGACTGCATTCCTAGTGACAGACACAGACCTCCTTTCCAAGGGATGAAACTAAGATGTGGGGCAGTAAATAGAGCATCCTGCCAAGCTCAGTGTTTCAAAAAGCTTCCCAGTTTTGTTTCTGTGGCAGGTAACTGAAGGATTAGGATTTTGGGATGGGAAGGGGATGTTCATTGTTCAGCATTGCACATTCGCCGGGACTGTTATTTACTCTGTTCAGGTGTACGTTTGAATAATGATAAAATTGCAGGGCTGAGTTTTGCTCCACTTGCTCCACTCACATCCAACCCAGTTGAGGCGCTGCAGGAGCACAGGCTAAGACTGCTGTGATGTTTGAGTGCACTGATTTAATGTTACGCGGTGGCACACAGGGCTGAGTCCCAGACCCAGataaagcaacacacacacatctgcatcCAGCAAGGAGAAAACAAAGGATGACCACGGGGTTTCCAGGCTGTCTGCGCCAGGCCTTGCTTACCTCTGTGCGCCTGCAGCTGCACGGGTTCACTTGGTGCTGAGAGCTCCGTCTGGCACCTGTATTCACCACTGTCATTGGCCTGGGCACCAATGATGTAGTACCTGGGGGTCAGGGTCCGAATGGCTGTGCCGTTGAGAAACCACTGTGCAGAGCTGTCCCCAGGCTGACGCGGGCCCTCACACTGTAAGGTCACGGCTTCCTCTTGGAACACATCGACCCATGGAGGCTGCAGGGTGATCATGGCCTTCGTGGGGTCTGCTTGGGGAGAAGACAGAATCAAAAGCGGCCGAGGGAGCAAAGGGAGTCCTTAAGACTCTGGGCCCCGGCACAgctctgtgggtgacaggagaGACTGTGTTCAGGGTCATTAGAGAAGCAGGCGAAGGTGTCTGACTGCAGCAGAGAGCTCTGCTCGGGCTGTTAAGTCCTCAATCTGGACGTTGGGCTCTGGGGTTCCTGTAGACACCCCTGCTGGTGAGCAATGAATCAGGGCTTTAAGGTAGGGCCACCTGGAGTTACTTTCCTTACCCTTAGTGCCTGCCTGACCCTGCAGGCGCAGCCCAGAGCTGCGTGAGCTTCTGCATGGAGACAGAGGTGCAGGCATCCCCTGGAGCCATCAGTACGGCCTGGCTCgctccccgggggggggggggggggggaccagctAAGCTTGCTCATGAAAGGACTGATTTGGAGGATGTTGGAAAACACAGCAGAGCTACTTCTGTGTTTCATGTTTGTTTTGCAATTCAGGTGCTTTTAAGCATTTATTCCAGAAGTCAGAAAGCATTAGCAAGAAACCTTAAAACTCAGGGTTTTGTCAAACCAACATCTGAATATGGGATTTTACACGATGTATACATCTTTCTCCCTTCTATCTGCTCCCTACTTCTTTCTGCTGCAGATTAACAGGATCTATGTTTTGAAGTGGGAAAGTGGCATGGGAGAAGTTGAGTTAGAAATCACTCacccttggggccagcgcagtggggCAGCCtgtgcctgaagcaccggcatcccatatggacgccagttcgagacccagctgctccactttctgtccagcactctgctatggcttgggaaagcagtggaagatggtccaagtacttgggcccctttacccacttgggagacccggaagaagctcccggctcctggcttcggatcatagcagttctggccatagcagccaattggggtggctaattggggagtgaaccattggatggaagacctctctctctctctctctctcactctctctgcttctcctctctctgtgttactctttcaaataaataaataaatctttaaaaaacaaaagaaatcactcaccCTCTTGCCCACCAACTGGAACTGCAAGAGACCAGAGAATAGAGACGTCAGTCGGTCAGCAGCAGGTGACGAGGAAGGGAGAACCAGGGAGATGGAATCAGTGTGGCATCAGAGACACCGGCCTTGCTGCCTGGAATACTCACTGGCCCCCTCCTCCAAAAAGCAGTTACCAGCAGGACCAAACAGCCCACAGGTGGTTTGTTTTGATTTGAGGCTTCTGGGTTTAATGCTAGTTCAAGGCTCCTTTCCCCATCCCTTCAGTATAATAAGTCCCACTAAACCATGAAAGCAGATATAGCCGTCTCCATATTCAATGGCTCAGGTTGAATAttccacaggaagaaaaaaaaaatcttgattccGCATAACCAGAGCCCATGTCCTTCCAGCCCCCTCTGAGCCCAACTCACCCCACAGGAGCAGAGCTGTCCACAGCCACATGTTGTCTCCAAGCTGGTGAGGGCCGTGAAATCTGTAATAGGCAAACCAATGAAGACGCTTGGTTAGAGGCTCTGGAGCCAAGatcagaaagaggaaggaaactgCCACTTCTGACCATGTCCTTCATGGTCCTTTTCTGGGAAACACATCCCTGGCTCTTGAAGTGTGTGTTTCCAATTATCAGACCTCTTACCCCCTCTCTTTTAATTGGCATCAAGAATAGTGAatcttgggactggtgctgtggcacagctggtaaagccaccacctgcagtgctggcatcccatatgggccctggtttgagtcctgggtgctccactttgaatccaggtctctgttatggcctgggaaagcagaagatgccaactccttgggtccctgcacccccggctcctgtcttcaaatcggcccagctctggctgttgtggccacctgcggagtgaaccagtggatggaagacctctcgctctctctctctccctttcaaataaagtaaataaaactttttttaaaatggtgaatCTTTTCCAGGTTTTCGAATTACTTTACCCATATTCATCAGAGGAATTGCTACCTACAGTAGCTATAGCCTTACAAAATGCATTACTTAAATAACAAACCTTGAAAGTCACAATGGGTCCTTGACCCATGAGGGCAGAGTGGATGTTGCATTCACAGGCATGGAAACAGCATTAACTTCACGGAACATCTCCATCAGCACCCTTGAGACACCAGGCGCATTGCCAGTGAAAGGAATCTTCTCTCTCCTGAGCAGCAGGTCACAACAGTGTTACAGCGTATTCAGCAAACTCCCCTGAAACCTGCGCGCTGGCAACCAGACTCTGGCTGTCTCCGAAACACGGGCACAGTAGATTTTGCGTAATTCTTCAGGGCCCTGGCATTTCATGTGGCAGATGAGCATTTTCAGCTGAAAGCCGCCAGCTGCAACAGCCCCTAACAAGAGAATCATCTGTGCTTTGGAGCTCTGAAGCCAGTCTCTGGCTTTTCGTCTCCAGCTCTGACCTTCCTAGATGGCTCCTTCCATCATAAGGCAGTGGCGCCCACACTGAGAAAATCCACATTGAGAAAAGCCTTCACCCATCGCCTTAGCTCCACCTTCCGGATAGCGCGCTGCGGCTTCTACAGGGGCACCTGTGGCTTCACCATTTGCACCCGAGAGGCCCCGCTCCTAAAGCTCCGGGCCGATCACTGCCAGCTCCTGGTGCTTCCTCCGCAGCTTCCGTGCCTTTCTCTCAGCCTTCATCGAATGCAGGGAGTTGGGCCTCGCTCTGGGTTATGCCTCGGCATCAGGGAACGGCGTGGTGGGTCTAGTTGTCGTCCAGACTGCTGGAACTTTCTCCACCAGCGCTAAGGCTGCTTCCCTGGCTCATCATCGCACCGCAGTCGAGGTTAGTTCCCTCCAGGAACCTTTCCTTTGCAGCCACCACTGGGCTCACTcgtgaccatcatctgctgccttcccatgtgcattggcagaaagctgaattgggagTAGAGAAGGTGCGCCTCGAACTGGGACTCCGATACAGGATGCATCCATCCCAAGtggcaaaattatttttgtttgtatgtttttaatcttATTCTCCCTGCTTTCTTTGCAGCTATCCTgtccttttctaatttctttttaaagaagatttattttatttatttgagagagttacagagagaggtagggccagagccagagccagagccagaaccaaagccagagagagagagagagatcttctgtctgctgattcactccccaaatggccacaccggccagagctgagtcgatctgaagccaggagccaggagcttcttcccgggctcccatgtgggtgcaggggcccaaggacataggccatcttctactgctgtctcaAGCCATAGCatcaccatatgggatgtcagccctgcaggccagggctttaacctgctgtgccatagcaccaaaCCCTCTAATTTCTTAAATCCCATACTTAAGTTATTAATCTTAGGCTTTTGTGAGTGCTGTTGGttgtttttccatattatttgCAAGGCCTCCATAATTAAAACCTGGGGGCTTTatagggagggggagaaagaagaggcagacagTTACAGATGCGCTCCCGCACTGCTGCGCTGCACTGGGAGCCCGCACTGGAGCCCGGGCCATGCTGTTTGGTCCTtgcacctccagaactgtgaaacaaAATGGATTTCTTTATTAAGCAGCcagcatggccggcgccgtggctcactaggctaatcctccgcctagcggcgccggcacaccgggttctagtcccgattggggcgccggattctgtcccggttgcccctcttccaggccagctctctgctgtggccagggagtgcagtggaggatggcccaggtgcttgggccctgcaccccatgggagaccaggaaaagcacctggctcctggctcctgccatcggatcagcgcggtgcgctggccacggcggccattggagggtgaaccaatggcaaaggaagacctttctctctgtctctctctctctctcactgtccactctgcctgtcaaaaaaaaaaaaaaaaaaaaaaaaaaagcagccagcAGATATTTCATTATGGCAATGAAATGCAGACTCACACagcctgatttatttcacttccCTTTGGAGGGTGAGCATTTTAGGGACAGAGTAGATGCTCCTGCTTTATGTGTACCTTATGTGTTTTAGAAAGGCAATCATCAATAAGTGTTTTATAATAAACACATGACTTAAtcacatttttctcttcctttgtggTGTTACCAAATGTCAGCTTCTATCACAATTAGAAATATGAAACTTGCTAGAGTTTGTGCTTGAACTTTCTGCACCTTTATGTCTTATACCCAAATATTTGCTCAATGattttaacttatattttaataacttatagctaaataaaatattatataaaaaacaCTTTCCATTATTTTAATGGGACAACATACCTAGTAGATGGGAAACATATATTAAACAaactaaatttatataaataaaaaataaagatggttTCCACATATGCAGATGTATTCTAGCACCACTGCTAGAATTTTgccatcaaattttaaaatatatcatatgCTTCAAAAAATAAGCTCAAGTTTTACTGCTAGGGCTCTGGATTGAATCTGAGTTGCTGAGGAAATGAGTTGGGGGAATCAGTCCCACCATTGTGAAAACTGTCAAATCACTACACATACGGATTTCACTATCAATACAGAATttgctttctcctctttcttaaGTCATGCTGCATGCCGTAAGGTCAAAAGCTTCATTCTAAGtcttaactttttttcctttgaacaCTCCATTTGGTAActaacacacactcacaaactTTACTGTGGAAAAGATAATCAAGCAGCACCatataaaattaaacatcaaTTATTTTTACTATGCAGTATGAGGAGTCTGGTGGGCAGATAGACATGTGCATATCGGCCAGGAATTGAGCTAACTATCCACTAGTGGGAGTCAAGAATGCTGCCACAGAGCCACCAAAaccaaaatgtcagtttcaaCTTTACCTGGAGGAATAAGATGGCATAGCCTAGTTTCCTCCCTAGCTAGTGTGGCTCAATGCACCACAGAGTTCTTCTCACATTTAGCTTTTACCTGGCAAGAGTCTGAAGGAAAGGAAACCATTCGTCACATTGATGTATGATACTGAATGCCCTCCTGGTACTGAATCTTtaccaccttaaaaaaaaaaaaagagcccctcccacccctctacTGATGATCACCCACAAcacagccttctctctctcttttggtaaAATGTATGTGTGAAACAGGAAGACTGAGTGGTGCCTAGGATATTTAAATTAACCTTTCTTCTGAACACAAACAGTTGGGTACCATACTGAAACATAATCTTACAAGCACCATGGACTGAAATAATCAGTGTCTGGTTGAAAGCTTGTGCAGATGCTCAAACTGATGATTTAAAGCGGCactggctgtggcccaggaaggcagtggagcatggcccaagtccttgggccctgcacccacgtgggagaccaggaggaagcacctgactcctggcttcgggctgtagcggccatttgggggtgaaccaaccgagggaagacctttctgtctgtctctctcactgctaactctatctgtcaaattgggaaaaaaaaaaaaaaacagatcatgcatggaatatatatatatatatatatatctttgtagTCACCTAATTTTTAGGCGATTCTGTCTAATTTGGTTTCTATTTTCTCAAGTGTATATTCAAAGCAATATGAGCAATTGTATAAATTCCTCATTTTTGTATTTCATGGAATCTGAATTTTTGTGTAAAAGGAACAGATTAGTAAAACGTCTTAAGAGGCATTGgtgcgagccggcgccgtggctcaataggctaatcctccaccttgcggcgccggcacaccgggttctagtcccggtcggggcgccggattctgtcccggttgcccctcttccaggccagctctctgctatggccagggagtgcagtggaggatggcccaggtgcttgggccctgcaccccatgggagaccaggaaaagcacctggctcctggctcctgccaggatcagcgcggtgcgccggctgcagcggcggccattggagggtgaaccaacggcaaaaggaagacctttctctctctgtctctctctctgtccactctgcctgtcaaaaaaaaaaaaaaaaaaaaaagaggcattggtgcaaaaaaaaagaggcattggTAGTCTATTGGCCAATTGTCTGAAGAGTGGTGGGTCTGTTTTGTTAGGTGCATCATTCTTTATGTcctaaatatagaaatatatgtatatatcaatatatttttaaatatatacatatgcaaaGAAGCTGACTGGCTTGGCATAGTACaatcaaaacattttaagaaaataattattagaGCAATTAAAATGTAAGGAGAAGAACCATGCACAGCAAGAGTCAGTATTTAAGATCTATATAGGCCTGCTCTGAACCCTCAGAAGAGGCGGTCAAACTGAATTGTCAGCAATTTTCTTTTTGGTCCATGCTTGAGATTGATGATGGGAGATTGGACTTTTTCCTTGTGATCCTAAAAAGAAGATTTACTAAACAGTGACAACATGTTTAATTACCTCTTGATAATACATAAGAATATCCCCATCTATGCCCAGAGGGTTGTGGAAAAAGGTATACAACTAACTTTTGCTTTATTTGATGTTGAGTTAGTAATCTTACAAGTCCAATTTAAGTTCTTgagctttgtaaaaaaaatttttcaatccAATCACATGGTCTCAAAATGGCCAGAAATATATTTACCAAGGACACTTCAGAATGACAGCTGCTTGTGAACaccttttaaaagaagaatcagaatagggcccagcgctgtgacacagcaggttaaagccctggcctgaagctcctggctcctggctttgaattggcacagctccggcagttgtgcccatctgaggagtgaaccagcggatggaagacctttctctctgtctctacctctctctgtaactgtttttcaaataaataaaataaatcttttaaaaaaaaaaaaaaagaagaatcagaaTAAAGATTTTAACTTCTTTTGTGGAGAACATAACCTAAAATAGTCATCCTTAGAGATCTGATAAGAGATTACTATGTCAGTGATTGACGGCAAATTGAGCATCAATTTGATCGATACATGAGACaactagttttaattttttgaagtagaAAGGGACAAAGGACCTATGTGTGGAAAGACAGGTCTGCAAAGACAAGACAGGGGAATTGGAAATCACCAAGGTAAGAGGACTGGAGATGCAGATCTGGG contains:
- the FCGR1A gene encoding high affinity immunoglobulin gamma Fc receptor I isoform X7, which translates into the protein METIERFKFHGPHQLGDNMWLWTALLLWVPVGGQEDPTKAMITLQPPWVDVFQEEAVTLQCEGPRQPGDSSAQWFLNGTAIRTLTPRYYIIGAQANDSGEYRCQTELSAPSEPVQLQAHRDWLLLQVSGRVFTEGEPLTMRCHAWKNKIVHKVIFYQNGKAFKYSFQDSELTIPNTNVSHDGIYHCSAMGRYRYTSAGVSVTVQELFQVPVLRASSPLPLQEGSAVTLSCETKLLPDSPALRLYFSFYVGNKTVQARNVSSQYQIPRAGGEDSGSYWCEAATEDGGVRKRSVVLELGVLAVCCGLGKQ
- the FCGR1A gene encoding high affinity immunoglobulin gamma Fc receptor I isoform X4, whose amino-acid sequence is METIERFKFHGPHQLGDNMWLWTALLLWVPVGGQEDPTKAMITLQPPWVDVFQEEAVTLQCEGPRQPGDSSAQWFLNGTAIRTLTPRYYIIGAQANDSGEYRCQTELSAPSEPVQLQAHRDWLLLQVSGRVFTEGEPLTMRCHAWKNKIVHKVIFYQNGKAFKYSFQDSELTIPNTNVSHDGIYHCSAMGRYRYTSAGVSVTVQELFQVPVLRASSPLPLQEGSAVTLSCETKLLPDSPALRLYFSFYVGNKTVQARNVSSQYQIPRAGGEDSGSYWCEAATEDGGVRKRSVVLELGVLGSQPPLHVWFHVLPFLVVGILFLFGTILCLKLRKEWKRKQGRTLEIPLSSGPVKNITSYLQNYRHLEEELRGQEQEELEERAPPQLQETELP